Proteins encoded together in one Triticum dicoccoides isolate Atlit2015 ecotype Zavitan chromosome 7B, WEW_v2.0, whole genome shotgun sequence window:
- the LOC119336082 gene encoding UDP-glucose:2-hydroxyflavanone C-glucosyltransferase-like, whose amino-acid sequence MASSSRDDRAGAAAPRPRIVLLPSAGMGHLAPFSRLAAALSSGHACDVSLVTIIPTVSSAESGQLDALFAAFPAVRRLDFHLPPLDAPELSGADPFYVHYEATRRSAPLLAPLLAAAEASALVADISLASVLIPVASELRLPCYVFFTASATMFSFYAYYPTYLDAAGAGDADVPGVYRIPKSSFPQALHDRNNLFTRQFVANGRSLSKADGLLINTFDALEPEAVTALRQGSVVPGFPPVFTVGPLSPVSFPARASSDYSAWLDAQPERSVVYVSFGSRKALARDQLSELADGLEASGCRFLWVVKGAVVDKDDGAELSELLGEGFLQRVSGRALVTKAWVEQGEVLKHPAIGMFVSHCGWNSLTEAFATGVPVLAWPRFADQRVNAGIVARCGAGVWVERWSWEGDEGVVKGEEIAEKVKSVMANEMLRRSSTMVREAAMTAVAGGGTSYRSLAELVARCCDGSASQ is encoded by the coding sequence ATGGCCTCCAGCTCCAGAGACGACCGCGCGGGAGCCGCAGCGCCGCGCCCGCGCATCGTCCTCCTCCCGAGCGCCGGCATGGGCCACCTGGCGCCCTTCAGCCGCCTCGCGGCCGCCCTCTCCTCCGGGCACGCCTGCGACGTCTCCCTCGTGACGATCATCCCCACCGTGTCGTCCGCCGAGTCCGGCCAGCTCGACGCGCTGTTCGCCGCGTTCCCGGCCGTCCGCAGGCTCGACTTCCACCTCCCGCCGCTCGACGCGCCCGAGCTCTCCGGCGCCGACCCGTTCTACGTGCACTACGAGGCCACGCGTCGCTCGGCGCCCCTCCTGGCCCCTCTCCTCGCCGCCGCTGAGGCCTCCGCGCTCGTCGCCGACATCTCGCTGGCCTCCGTGCTGATCCCCGTGGCCAGCGAGCTCCGCCTCCCGTGCTACGTCTTCTTCACCGCGTCTGCCACCATGTTCTCCTTCTACGCCTACTACCCCACCTACTTGGACGCCGCGGGAGCCGGCGACGCCGACGTCCCCGGGGTGTACCGCATCCCGAAGTCTTCCTTCCCGCAGGCTCTGCACGACCGTAACAACCTCTTCACTCGGCAGTTCGTCGCCAACGGCCGGAGCCTGTCGAAAGCCGACGGCCTCCTCATCAACACGTTCGACGCCTTGGAGCCGGAGGCCGTGACGGCGCTGCGACAGGGCTCGGTTGTCCCTGGGTTCCCGCCGGTGTTTACCGTCGGGCCGCTCAGCCCGGTGAGCTTCCCGGCGAGGGCATCCTCTGACTACTCGGCATGGCTCGACGCGCAGCCGGAGCGGTCGGTGGTTTACGTCAGCTTCGGCAGCCGGAAGGCCTTAGCCCGGGACCAGCTCAGCGAGCTCGCCGACGGCCTAGAAGCGAGCGGGTGCCGGTTCTTGTGGGTGGTGAAGGGCGCCGTCGTGGACAAAGACGACGGCGCCGAGCTCAGCGAGCTGCTCGGCGAAGGGTTCTTGCAGCGGGTGAGCGGCCGCGCACTGGTGACCAAGGCGTGGGTGGAGCAAGGGGAGGTCCTGAAGCACCCGGCCATCGGAATGTTCGTCAGCCACTGCGGCTGGAACTCGTTGACCGAGGCGTTCGCGACCGGCGTGCCGGTGCTCGCGTGGCCGAGGTTTGCCGACCAGCGGGTGAACGCCGGCATTGTGGCGCGCTGTGGGGCCGGCGTCTGGGTCGAGCGGTGGAGCTGGGAGGGGGATGAGGGGGTGGTGAAGGGCGAGGAGATCGCGGAGAAGGTGAAATCAGTGATGGCAAACGAGATGTTGAGGAGGAGTTCTACGATGGTCCGCGAGGCCGCGATGACGGCCGTGGCTGGTGGCGGGACGAGCTACCGGAGCTTGGCCGAGCTTGTGGCACGGTGTTGTGATGGTAGTGCCAGCCAGTAA